In the genome of Halapricum salinum, one region contains:
- a CDS encoding fibrillarin-like rRNA/tRNA 2'-O-methyltransferase, with amino-acid sequence MTLPNGVERREFDGRESLATDGPTVSDEPSIGGWRRWNPNRSKVGAMLDHGMEHGLSGGETVLYLGAASGTTVSHVADFAGPTYAVEFAARPMRDLVGVAEDRQRLFPLLKDARKPESYAHVVEPVDLLIQDVATRGQAEVALANRQFLEDNGRLLMAIKARSEDVTADPETVFDEVVATLEEGYEILDRQRLEPYHDDHLGVVAVPNTDG; translated from the coding sequence ATGACGCTTCCCAACGGCGTCGAGCGACGCGAGTTCGACGGCCGGGAGTCCCTGGCGACCGATGGTCCGACGGTCTCTGACGAACCCTCGATCGGCGGCTGGCGACGCTGGAATCCGAATCGCTCGAAAGTCGGGGCGATGCTCGATCACGGAATGGAACACGGTCTGTCGGGCGGTGAAACGGTCCTCTACCTCGGCGCGGCCAGCGGGACCACCGTGAGCCACGTCGCGGACTTCGCCGGCCCGACCTACGCCGTCGAGTTCGCGGCTCGCCCGATGCGCGACCTCGTCGGTGTCGCCGAGGATCGCCAGCGACTCTTTCCCCTGCTGAAAGACGCCCGCAAGCCCGAGAGCTACGCCCACGTCGTCGAGCCGGTCGACCTGCTGATCCAGGACGTCGCGACCCGAGGGCAGGCAGAAGTCGCACTCGCCAACCGCCAGTTCCTCGAAGACAATGGGCGGTTGCTCATGGCGATAAAAGCCCGCAGCGAGGACGTGACGGCCGATCCCGAGACGGTGTTCGACGAGGTCGTCGCGACCCTCGAAGAGGGCTACGAGATTCTCGACCGACAGCGACTGGAACCGTACCACGACGATCATCTCGGAGTCGTCGCGGTGCCGAACACGGACGGGTAG
- a CDS encoding NAD-dependent epimerase/dehydratase family protein has translation MTVLVTGGLGYLGSQLLRDLPDHPDFADESIRILDNYRKPRYQAMWDLPSYADYDFAEVDIRDEAAVREAMNGVDTVFHLAAITNAPETFDIPEETWDVNHEGAMNVFEAARDAGASNFVNISSCSVYGRTNDEIDESYACDPESPYGESKLQSEQEMLDSRDGTMDVTALRMGTVYGWTPGMRFDTVVDKFALLAATGEPLTVYEGAEDQRRPYIHVKDSIRSLLFAATELGDGEVYNVVGQNGRLQDVIDTIETHFPEAEVGYTQVEQLNQLSYIVNDEKIRAEGFEPVYDMDQGVAELADKLRAFV, from the coding sequence ATGACAGTGCTCGTCACCGGCGGCCTCGGCTATCTCGGCTCGCAGTTGCTCCGGGACCTTCCGGACCATCCAGACTTCGCCGACGAGTCGATCCGAATCCTCGACAACTACCGCAAACCGCGCTATCAGGCCATGTGGGATCTCCCGTCGTACGCCGACTACGACTTCGCGGAGGTCGATATCCGTGACGAGGCTGCCGTTCGCGAGGCTATGAACGGCGTCGACACCGTCTTCCATCTCGCGGCGATCACCAACGCGCCCGAGACGTTCGACATCCCCGAGGAGACCTGGGACGTGAATCACGAGGGGGCGATGAACGTCTTCGAAGCCGCCAGAGACGCCGGTGCCAGCAACTTCGTCAACATCTCCTCGTGTTCGGTGTACGGCCGCACGAACGACGAGATCGACGAGAGCTACGCCTGCGACCCCGAGTCGCCCTACGGCGAGTCGAAACTCCAGTCCGAACAGGAGATGCTCGACTCTCGGGACGGGACGATGGACGTCACTGCCCTGCGGATGGGAACGGTCTACGGCTGGACGCCGGGGATGCGTTTCGACACGGTCGTCGACAAGTTCGCACTGCTGGCGGCGACAGGCGAACCGCTGACGGTCTACGAGGGTGCCGAAGACCAGCGTCGTCCGTACATCCACGTCAAGGACTCGATCCGGTCTCTGCTGTTCGCCGCGACCGAACTCGGCGACGGTGAGGTCTACAACGTCGTCGGTCAGAACGGCCGTCTGCAGGACGTGATCGACACCATAGAGACACACTTCCCCGAGGCCGAAGTCGGCTACACGCAGGTCGAACAGCTCAATCAGCTCTCGTACATCGTCAACGACGAAAAGATCCGCGCGGAAGGGTTCGAGCCGGTCTACGACATGGATCAGGGCGTCGCGGAACTGGCCGACAAGCTCCGGGCGTTCGTGTAA
- a CDS encoding LolA family protein produces the protein MSRRVLALACLAVLALSGCTIAVDDGGDSGDAAAITDRVDTELQEIETLEATMIATIEQGNTTITERVRLRYERPRHYNLTYLEVTNQTGHRIPNATGDAVIANGTQLWGYDGATQRVVWYNETRPRSLSQLMMPSTQFGPNVTFAGNETVAGDDAAKLSYALDGSKVSLISGEVERRSRLASAMNESTPVNATVWIDRDRWLPIKTRLTMRAYEVPLTVTYRYEDIERGVELSAETFQPPTNATRTDLWAGLESRFGEHQTIAAVNEEIQPPIPEPTVPEQFAFGWGNVTTINGTEQVLLFYQHDTTDLRLLRWDNTSFGPIQNGAPVSLGPVEGTYTELSERRFVAWTCEEHRYLVSTRANRSVAMGMARSVAC, from the coding sequence ATGTCCCGCCGTGTGCTGGCCCTCGCGTGTCTGGCAGTCCTCGCGTTGAGCGGGTGTACGATCGCCGTCGACGACGGTGGCGACAGTGGTGACGCTGCTGCGATCACCGATCGTGTCGATACCGAACTGCAGGAGATAGAGACGCTCGAAGCGACGATGATCGCGACGATCGAGCAGGGGAACACGACGATCACCGAGCGGGTCCGCCTCCGGTACGAACGCCCGCGCCACTACAATCTCACGTATCTCGAAGTGACGAACCAGACAGGCCATCGCATTCCGAACGCGACCGGTGACGCCGTGATCGCCAACGGAACGCAGCTGTGGGGATACGACGGCGCGACCCAGCGGGTCGTCTGGTACAACGAAACGCGACCGCGGTCGCTCTCGCAATTGATGATGCCATCGACGCAGTTCGGCCCGAACGTCACCTTCGCCGGCAACGAGACGGTTGCCGGTGACGACGCGGCGAAGCTCTCCTACGCCCTCGACGGCTCGAAGGTGTCGCTGATCTCGGGCGAGGTCGAGCGACGCAGCCGCCTGGCGTCGGCGATGAACGAATCGACACCCGTGAACGCGACTGTCTGGATCGACCGCGATCGCTGGCTCCCGATCAAGACGCGTCTGACCATGAGGGCCTACGAGGTCCCCCTGACGGTCACCTACCGCTACGAGGACATCGAACGCGGCGTCGAGCTGTCTGCGGAGACGTTCCAACCGCCGACCAACGCCACGCGAACGGATCTCTGGGCCGGACTCGAATCGAGATTCGGCGAGCACCAGACGATAGCGGCCGTGAACGAAGAGATACAGCCGCCCATCCCCGAACCAACCGTGCCCGAACAGTTTGCGTTCGGGTGGGGCAACGTCACGACGATCAACGGGACCGAACAGGTGCTGCTGTTCTACCAGCACGATACGACCGATCTTCGACTTCTCCGCTGGGACAATACCTCTTTCGGCCCGATCCAGAACGGAGCGCCCGTCTCACTCGGCCCAGTCGAAGGGACGTATACCGAGCTCAGCGAGCGTCGATTCGTCGCGTGGACATGCGAGGAGCACCGCTATCTCGTGAGTACGCGGGCGAATCGCTCGGTCGCGATGGGGATGGCCCGCTCGGTCGCCTGCTGA
- a CDS encoding NAD-dependent epimerase/dehydratase family protein: MTDWSGRRVLITGGLGFIGSNLAHRLVEHGAEVTLLDALLPHLGGKRANVADIAEEVRVVEGDVRDESLVADLVADSDVVYHCAAQNDRAHAGRQPQMDVDINAKGTVTVLDAAAASDPAPRVVYTSSLAVYGRPETNPVDESTPARPMDLYGANKRASEHYCRIYHEQEGVPTTVCRLANGYGPRAPIEKGYGVQGTFVAKALRDEIIEVFEPGDMIRDIVYIEDVVDALETLGTHDAVLGEEFVLGSGDPTELLALAETIVEIAGIGRVELVPWPEEWTKIDRGDVYCDPSKLESTIDWHPRTDLETGLRETINFYREHREEYLDQ; the protein is encoded by the coding sequence ATGACCGACTGGAGCGGACGCCGCGTCCTGATTACCGGGGGACTGGGATTTATCGGAAGCAACCTCGCCCACAGACTGGTCGAGCACGGTGCTGAGGTCACACTGCTGGACGCACTGCTACCCCATCTCGGCGGCAAGCGCGCGAACGTTGCCGACATCGCCGAGGAGGTGCGGGTCGTCGAGGGTGACGTCCGCGACGAGTCGCTGGTCGCCGACCTCGTTGCCGACAGCGACGTCGTCTATCACTGTGCGGCCCAGAACGACCGGGCCCACGCAGGCCGCCAGCCCCAGATGGACGTCGACATCAACGCCAAGGGAACAGTCACCGTCCTCGACGCGGCGGCAGCCAGTGATCCTGCGCCACGCGTGGTCTACACGAGTTCGCTGGCGGTCTACGGCCGTCCGGAGACGAATCCCGTCGACGAGTCGACGCCCGCACGACCGATGGATCTCTACGGCGCGAACAAACGCGCCTCCGAACACTACTGCCGAATCTATCACGAGCAGGAGGGCGTCCCGACGACGGTCTGCCGGCTCGCGAACGGCTACGGCCCGCGCGCGCCGATCGAAAAGGGCTACGGCGTCCAGGGGACCTTCGTCGCGAAAGCGCTCCGCGACGAGATCATCGAGGTCTTCGAGCCAGGCGATATGATCCGGGACATCGTCTACATCGAGGACGTCGTCGACGCACTGGAGACGCTCGGGACTCACGACGCGGTCCTCGGCGAGGAGTTCGTCCTCGGCAGCGGCGACCCGACCGAACTACTGGCACTGGCAGAGACGATCGTCGAGATCGCCGGAATCGGGCGCGTCGAACTGGTTCCGTGGCCAGAAGAGTGGACGAAGATCGACCGCGGCGACGTCTACTGCGATCCCTCGAAACTCGAATCGACGATCGACTGGCATCCTCGGACGGATCTGGAGACGGGACTCCGAGAGACGATCAACTTCTATCGCGAGCATCGTGAGGAATATCTCGACCAGTGA
- a CDS encoding glucose-1-phosphate thymidylyltransferase, with the protein MKGVLLAGGTGSRLRPITHTGPKQLIPIANKPVIEYAIDDFKEAGITEIGVILGTQGREAVREYLGDGSRFGVDITYIVQGKPLGLAHAVGCARDFVDGDDFVVYLGDNILNESIADFVRGFEQGEYAAGVALQHVPNPEQFGVATLDEDGNVVRIDEKPDDPEGDLVVIGIYLFSAQVFDAIQRVEPSARGEYEITDAFQILIDEGGPVYSHRVDGWWKDTGRPEDILEANRLILDDIESTIDGTVESGAEVVGKIDLHETATVEDGAVVRGPVSIAEDVVVGDGAYVGPYTSIGPETMIRETHIENSVVIGESTIEAHETFVDSLLGRRTRLESKDGYLPDGRRLVVGENSRLRL; encoded by the coding sequence ATGAAAGGCGTGTTACTCGCGGGCGGGACTGGATCGAGACTGCGGCCGATCACCCACACCGGTCCCAAGCAACTGATTCCGATCGCCAACAAGCCGGTGATCGAGTACGCGATCGACGATTTCAAAGAAGCCGGGATCACCGAGATTGGCGTCATCCTCGGCACACAGGGCCGAGAGGCGGTCCGGGAGTATCTCGGAGACGGCTCACGATTCGGCGTCGACATCACTTACATCGTGCAGGGTAAGCCACTCGGGCTGGCCCACGCAGTTGGGTGTGCACGGGATTTCGTCGACGGCGACGACTTCGTCGTCTACCTCGGGGACAACATCCTCAACGAATCGATCGCCGATTTCGTCCGTGGGTTCGAGCAGGGTGAGTACGCCGCCGGCGTCGCACTCCAGCACGTCCCGAACCCCGAGCAGTTCGGCGTCGCGACGCTGGACGAGGACGGTAACGTCGTCCGGATCGACGAGAAACCCGACGATCCCGAGGGTGATCTGGTCGTCATCGGGATCTACCTGTTCTCCGCGCAGGTCTTCGACGCGATTCAGCGGGTCGAACCCTCCGCACGGGGCGAATACGAGATCACGGACGCCTTCCAGATCCTCATCGACGAGGGCGGTCCGGTCTACTCACACCGCGTCGACGGCTGGTGGAAAGATACCGGGAGGCCGGAGGACATCCTCGAAGCGAACAGGCTGATCCTCGACGACATCGAATCGACGATCGACGGCACGGTGGAGTCCGGTGCGGAGGTCGTCGGGAAGATCGACCTCCACGAAACGGCGACCGTCGAGGACGGGGCCGTGGTCCGTGGACCGGTTTCGATCGCCGAAGACGTGGTCGTCGGCGACGGCGCGTACGTCGGTCCTTACACCTCGATCGGCCCGGAGACGATGATCCGAGAGACGCACATCGAGAACAGCGTCGTCATCGGTGAGTCGACGATCGAGGCCCACGAGACGTTCGTGGATAGTCTGTTGGGTCGCCGGACACGACTCGAGAGCAAAGACGGCTATCTTCCAGACGGCCGTCGGCTCGTCGTCGGCGAGAACTCACGACTCAGACTGTAA
- a CDS encoding PQQ-binding-like beta-propeller repeat protein, with protein sequence MERRQYLASAGVMLGAGCLSNNSTPESWQSYEAPTDTPPGEFESGTSSGIWEYDSPGNYMAIGVDDEGVHVATSTALTCLSPVGEINWITDSSEDSYDVVRPHNLTVAGSTVYYTARVSGTSFGTNYVGEYGAYDTASGEQRWVTTLDTVAQNIISVTEDTVLASQMSDDPSTAPVFALDAETGEEQWRTVTGMDMGSAVSHGLCLIYSIVDGLTALDIATGDVAWRRTPGEGYSAQVSVAGDTLCLFLEGTVYGYSLPDGTQQWEQSIAGDGYARHPPSNSAQTSDLYIATDSGNLTALNAATGEKRWVVTTNADGYPEMCVGTDSVFQHSGTAIASYDPVDGDRRWAYSLGSDYESSWLFIADGNLILITQEADQEPVVKAFDAETGHRQWSAQLPTADIPRVMGVFDEYIVFEKEERLIGVPAPLSTPTEHAE encoded by the coding sequence ATGGAGCGTCGTCAGTACCTCGCTTCGGCTGGAGTTATGCTCGGTGCGGGCTGTTTATCGAATAACAGCACGCCGGAGAGTTGGCAGTCGTACGAGGCTCCGACTGACACGCCACCGGGAGAGTTCGAGTCAGGTACCTCCTCCGGAATATGGGAATATGACTCCCCAGGCAACTACATGGCCATTGGGGTTGATGACGAGGGGGTGCACGTTGCGACGAGCACGGCTCTCACTTGCCTGTCCCCGGTCGGGGAGATAAATTGGATCACAGACTCCAGCGAGGACTCCTACGATGTCGTACGGCCTCACAATCTCACTGTCGCTGGCTCGACAGTGTACTACACGGCGAGGGTGTCCGGAACCAGTTTTGGTACCAATTATGTCGGTGAATACGGTGCGTACGATACAGCGTCTGGCGAACAGCGATGGGTGACAACCCTCGATACCGTTGCTCAGAACATAATTTCAGTGACTGAGGACACTGTCCTTGCCAGCCAGATGTCCGATGATCCGTCTACAGCACCAGTATTCGCGTTGGACGCTGAAACCGGAGAGGAGCAGTGGCGGACCGTGACCGGGATGGATATGGGATCGGCAGTGTCACACGGGCTCTGTCTGATCTACTCCATCGTGGACGGCCTCACCGCACTAGATATTGCGACTGGTGACGTGGCGTGGAGACGGACGCCCGGCGAGGGCTATAGTGCGCAAGTATCTGTCGCAGGTGATACTCTCTGTCTGTTCTTGGAAGGGACGGTTTACGGCTACTCACTTCCTGATGGAACACAGCAATGGGAGCAGTCAATAGCAGGCGATGGGTACGCCCGACATCCGCCATCGAATTCCGCACAAACTTCAGATCTCTATATCGCCACTGATAGCGGAAATCTGACGGCTCTGAATGCGGCGACCGGTGAAAAACGATGGGTCGTAACGACGAACGCCGACGGATACCCGGAGATGTGCGTGGGGACGGACTCAGTGTTTCAGCATTCCGGGACTGCAATCGCCAGTTACGACCCTGTAGACGGGGACCGGCGGTGGGCGTACTCACTTGGATCAGACTACGAGTCGAGTTGGCTGTTCATCGCTGATGGGAATCTGATTCTCATCACGCAAGAGGCTGACCAAGAGCCAGTGGTAAAAGCATTCGACGCCGAGACCGGCCACCGTCAATGGTCTGCGCAACTCCCAACAGCAGACATACCGCGAGTTATGGGTGTCTTTGACGAGTATATTGTCTTCGAGAAGGAGGAGCGCCTCATCGGTGTCCCAGCACCTCTTTCGACTCCCACGGAGCATGCAGAGTAA
- a CDS encoding NOP5/NOP56 family protein, producing the protein MTDASTPEDAWFAGLDWGDADAARTAIREGSAPEAREWPSDAVEAGVVADTDEYYDWLRSATIDAARTVADEHERADDQQLIHLLRAMDDCERTANELAERVAEWGGSRFGESGSGIEFAAEIADRDADDPATERLVGLATEVVDIDREAREIRETIERLAPDVAPNLAAMAGPVLAARLVSLAGGLKPLARSTSGTVQVLGAEDALFAHLKGNAPSPKHGIIYTHEYVHGTHPDHRGSAARALAGKLTLAARVDHYSGERKPELQAELDERIATIRARGDDE; encoded by the coding sequence ATGACAGACGCGAGCACGCCCGAGGACGCCTGGTTCGCCGGGCTCGACTGGGGTGACGCCGACGCCGCCCGCACGGCGATCCGGGAGGGGTCGGCCCCAGAGGCCCGGGAGTGGCCGAGCGACGCCGTCGAAGCGGGCGTCGTCGCGGACACCGACGAGTACTACGACTGGCTCCGTTCGGCGACCATCGACGCCGCACGTACAGTCGCGGACGAGCACGAGCGAGCCGACGACCAGCAGTTGATCCACCTCCTCCGGGCGATGGACGACTGTGAGCGGACCGCCAACGAACTGGCCGAGCGCGTCGCCGAGTGGGGCGGCAGTCGCTTCGGCGAGTCCGGCAGTGGGATCGAGTTCGCCGCCGAGATCGCCGACCGCGACGCCGACGACCCGGCGACAGAACGGCTGGTCGGACTCGCGACGGAGGTCGTCGATATCGACCGCGAAGCCCGGGAAATCCGGGAGACGATCGAGCGACTCGCGCCCGACGTCGCCCCGAACCTCGCCGCGATGGCCGGCCCCGTGCTCGCCGCCCGCCTCGTCTCGCTCGCTGGTGGCCTGAAACCGCTGGCACGCTCGACCAGCGGCACGGTGCAGGTCCTCGGTGCGGAGGACGCGCTATTCGCCCACCTCAAGGGCAACGCCCCATCTCCAAAGCACGGGATCATCTACACCCACGAGTACGTCCATGGGACCCATCCCGACCACCGCGGCTCGGCGGCGCGCGCACTCGCTGGCAAGCTCACGCTCGCGGCCCGCGTCGACCACTACAGCGGCGAGCGCAAGCCCGAACTGCAGGCCGAACTCGACGAGCGCATCGCGACTATCCGCGCCCGAGGTGACGACGAATGA
- a CDS encoding glycosyltransferase: MSWEYRVSFLMPVYGGEDYVADAIESVLEQSFDSVELVIVNDGSPDDSEAVIEQYLPHQDITYVSQENRGVTAATSTAITLANGEYLGVHPQDDQSLPGRLKRQVEILDEHPDVGLVYSPAEFVDLQGEVFTTWGDWQGPGKIDASEFFTDLYVDGMSIASPSVLFRRDHLPEGPHPWGDPDLRVVSDWEHWLDAAQHYDAVYEMDAPVVRMLRDDEHANLGRRSDIVFAEEKTVLRRMRWRYPNGDPPVTRRRYARAMSNHSLRELRFRLYDQGDFVAGARAGLRTALYNPLNVDLYREFASATGSMLRGR, translated from the coding sequence ATGTCCTGGGAGTACCGCGTGAGTTTCCTGATGCCGGTCTACGGCGGGGAAGACTACGTCGCCGACGCGATCGAGTCCGTCCTCGAGCAGTCGTTCGACTCGGTCGAACTCGTGATCGTCAACGACGGCTCGCCCGACGACAGCGAAGCCGTCATCGAGCAATACCTCCCCCACCAGGACATCACCTACGTCAGCCAGGAGAATCGGGGCGTGACAGCCGCCACGAGCACGGCGATCACACTGGCGAACGGGGAGTACCTCGGGGTCCACCCACAGGACGACCAATCACTGCCCGGGCGGCTGAAGCGGCAGGTCGAAATTCTCGACGAACACCCCGACGTCGGACTCGTCTACTCGCCCGCGGAGTTCGTCGATCTACAGGGCGAGGTGTTCACGACCTGGGGCGACTGGCAGGGGCCAGGCAAGATCGACGCCAGCGAGTTCTTCACCGACCTCTACGTCGACGGGATGTCGATCGCCAGCCCGTCGGTGCTGTTCCGCCGTGACCACCTCCCTGAGGGCCCCCATCCCTGGGGCGACCCGGATCTCAGGGTGGTGAGCGACTGGGAGCACTGGCTCGACGCGGCCCAGCACTACGACGCCGTCTACGAGATGGACGCTCCTGTGGTCCGGATGCTTCGCGACGACGAACACGCGAATCTCGGCCGTCGCTCCGATATCGTCTTCGCCGAGGAGAAGACCGTCCTGCGACGGATGCGGTGGCGGTACCCCAACGGTGACCCACCGGTCACTCGGCGACGCTACGCCAGGGCGATGTCGAACCATTCGCTACGGGAGCTGCGCTTTCGCCTCTACGACCAGGGTGACTTCGTGGCTGGTGCGCGTGCCGGTCTTCGGACGGCACTCTACAATCCGCTGAACGTCGATCTCTACCGCGAATTCGCCAGTGCGACGGGTTCGATGCTCCGGGGAAGGTAG
- a CDS encoding DEAD/DEAH box helicase, producing the protein MDETIAWLRDRPYYEGQIAAERTLDGRDASFADLDLDSRVASVLESEGIDSLYDHQAAAVEAVRDGDHVVLATPTASGKSLAYTIPAFERALDGRRTTLYIAPQVALINDQAETLSDLAQGLGFASGVNVDRYTGRLSKTEKEQVRERQPTVLLTTPDMLHYGILPHAHRLWQWFFQRLDTVVVDEVHEYRGVFGSQISLVLRRLNRVADRFESDPQYVCCSATIGNPIEHAATVTGQPESDVTLVDESTAATGPKHWLLWNPPEYEGGGWGSGRRKSSHPEAKRLFVDLLQRGLQTVVFTSSRQIAERYATESADTLRDRGEYDLASGVAAYQAALKSDRRRELEAGLGDGSIRGVWSTNALELGVDIGGLDAVILDGYPGTRMNAFQQAGRAGRGTDPALVALVAGEDQLDQYVVASPEALFDRDPEQAIANPENDHLLPGHVRAAARENWLKPDDDRHFGETFPKVVADLESAGDLDRRDTRDGVRWTYGGEGSPQHEMNLRTAEDREVKLSVRGTSDAIATLPFGDALRDAHPGAIYHHQGTSYEVTDLDRRHDVATLQRTYADYYTRVLHDKEITVERDREEKPFPTRDDVTVRFADVTMRKQITGFERRDGSSGEVLATESLDLPETSLETTALYYTLPHDLAARLDEMGDFAGGIHAAEHAMISLFPFEYLCDRRDIGGLSTPIHPHTDRSTIFIYDGYPGGVGLSRSGYEAIDDLAATTLDMLQSCDCADGCPACVQSPHCGNANDPLDKGVAIELLESLLG; encoded by the coding sequence GTGGACGAGACGATCGCCTGGCTTCGGGACCGACCGTACTACGAGGGACAGATCGCCGCCGAGCGCACCCTCGACGGCCGCGACGCCTCATTCGCCGATCTGGATCTCGATTCGCGCGTCGCAAGCGTCCTCGAATCCGAAGGGATCGACTCGCTGTACGACCACCAGGCGGCGGCCGTCGAAGCCGTCCGTGACGGCGACCACGTCGTCCTGGCGACCCCGACCGCCAGCGGCAAGAGCCTCGCCTACACGATCCCGGCCTTCGAGCGGGCGCTGGACGGCCGCCGAACGACCCTCTACATCGCCCCACAGGTCGCGCTGATCAACGATCAGGCCGAGACGCTCTCGGATCTCGCTCAGGGGCTGGGTTTCGCCTCGGGCGTCAACGTCGACCGCTACACGGGTCGGCTCTCGAAGACCGAGAAAGAACAGGTGCGCGAGCGCCAGCCCACCGTCTTGCTGACGACGCCCGACATGCTCCACTACGGAATCTTGCCCCACGCCCACCGCCTCTGGCAGTGGTTCTTCCAGCGACTCGACACCGTCGTCGTCGACGAAGTACACGAGTATCGCGGTGTCTTCGGCAGTCAGATTTCGCTCGTCCTGCGACGACTCAACCGGGTCGCCGACCGATTCGAGAGCGACCCGCAGTACGTCTGTTGCTCGGCGACGATCGGCAACCCCATCGAGCACGCCGCGACCGTCACTGGCCAGCCCGAATCCGACGTCACACTCGTCGACGAATCCACTGCGGCAACGGGACCGAAACACTGGCTGCTGTGGAATCCCCCCGAGTACGAGGGGGGCGGGTGGGGCAGTGGCCGCCGCAAGTCCAGCCATCCCGAGGCCAAGCGGCTGTTCGTCGACCTGCTCCAGCGCGGTCTCCAGACTGTAGTTTTCACCTCCTCGCGGCAAATTGCGGAGCGCTACGCGACCGAGAGCGCCGACACACTCAGGGATCGCGGCGAGTACGACCTCGCCTCGGGCGTCGCAGCGTATCAGGCCGCGCTCAAAAGCGACCGTCGGCGCGAACTCGAAGCCGGACTGGGAGACGGCTCCATCAGGGGCGTCTGGAGTACGAACGCGCTGGAACTCGGTGTCGACATCGGCGGCCTGGACGCGGTCATTCTCGACGGCTATCCCGGAACCAGAATGAACGCCTTCCAGCAGGCGGGCCGCGCAGGCCGGGGGACCGATCCCGCGCTCGTTGCCCTCGTCGCTGGCGAGGACCAGCTCGATCAGTACGTCGTCGCCAGTCCCGAGGCGCTGTTCGATCGCGACCCCGAACAGGCCATCGCTAATCCCGAGAACGACCACCTCCTGCCGGGCCACGTCCGCGCTGCCGCCCGGGAAAACTGGCTCAAACCCGACGACGACCGCCACTTCGGTGAGACGTTTCCGAAAGTAGTTGCCGACCTCGAATCGGCGGGTGACCTCGACCGACGCGACACTCGCGACGGCGTCCGCTGGACCTACGGGGGTGAAGGCAGCCCCCAGCACGAGATGAACCTTCGAACTGCGGAGGACCGCGAGGTCAAACTCTCGGTCCGAGGCACCAGTGACGCGATCGCGACGCTACCCTTCGGAGACGCCCTCCGGGACGCTCACCCGGGTGCGATCTACCATCACCAGGGGACCAGCTACGAAGTGACCGATCTCGACCGCCGACACGACGTCGCCACGCTCCAGCGAACCTACGCCGACTACTACACTCGGGTGCTGCACGACAAGGAAATCACCGTCGAGCGCGACCGAGAAGAGAAGCCCTTCCCCACGAGAGATGACGTCACGGTCCGCTTCGCCGACGTCACGATGCGCAAGCAGATCACCGGCTTCGAACGCCGCGACGGCTCCTCGGGGGAAGTGCTGGCGACCGAGTCGCTCGACCTCCCGGAGACGAGCCTGGAGACGACTGCGCTCTACTACACGCTGCCCCACGATCTCGCCGCGCGCCTGGACGAGATGGGCGACTTCGCCGGTGGGATCCACGCCGCAGAGCACGCCATGATCTCGCTCTTTCCGTTCGAGTATCTGTGTGATCGGCGCGATATCGGTGGTCTCTCGACGCCGATTCACCCCCACACTGATCGGAGTACGATCTTCATCTACGACGGGTATCCCGGTGGCGTCGGTCTCTCTCGAAGCGGCTACGAGGCGATCGACGACCTCGCGGCGACGACGCTGGACATGCTCCAGTCCTGCGACTGTGCGGACGGCTGTCCGGCGTGCGTGCAGTCACCCCACTGTGGCAACGCCAACGACCCGCTCGACAAGGGCGTGGCGATCGAGTTGCTGGAGTCGCTCCTCGGATAG